Sequence from the Candidatus Latescibacterota bacterium genome:
CCGAATTTCTTCCCGTGAGTTCTTCAGGCCACCTTGTGATAGCGGGAGCCCTTCTCGGATCGAGAGATCCTGCCGGGGCCGGCAGTATAATGTTTGAGATCGCTGTTCATGTCGGTACTCTGGGGGCTGTCGTAACGGTTTACAGGAAGAAGATCGTCGCGTTGGTGCGCACAGCGGCAGGGTGGATATTTCCTGCCCTCAGAATAAACGAGACATTCAAGGATGATTCCCTCTACATCGGGTGGATATTCCTCGGGTCGATACCGGCCGGATTAGTAGGCATCCTTTTCAAAGACCGGATAGAGGGGATGTTCGATTCCCCCGGGATAGTATCAGGCCTGCTGATAGTGACCGGTGTGATGCTTCTGCTCTCGAAAGGTCGTGGCGGTGATTCCTCTCTCACATGGAAAACGGTGATTCTGATCGGTATTGCGCAGGCTGTAGCGATATTTCCCGGCTGTTCCAGGAGCGGATGGACCATCGCTGTCGCGCTTTTGATGGGGATCGGGTTCGAGAGAGGTGCAGAATTCTCGTTCATGTTGAGTCTCCCTGCCATTCTGGGAGCTCTTCTTCT
This genomic interval carries:
- a CDS encoding undecaprenyl-diphosphate phosphatase, producing MSSDVIIVIVLAIIQGLTEFLPVSSSGHLVIAGALLGSRDPAGAGSIMFEIAVHVGTLGAVVTVYRKKIVALVRTAAGWIFPALRINETFKDDSLYIGWIFLGSIPAGLVGILFKDRIEGMFDSPGIVSGLLIVTGVMLLLSKGRGGDSSLTWKTVILIGIAQAVAIFPGCSRSGWTIAVALLMGIGFERGAEFSFMLSLPAILGALLLELVDGGVIFSTSSMILLVIGTVTAFVAGLFALKLLIYILKKGSFYRFAWYLIPAGLGLLAYFMIIV